In Haliaeetus albicilla chromosome 20, bHalAlb1.1, whole genome shotgun sequence, a genomic segment contains:
- the RAB39A gene encoding ras-related protein Rab-39A has product MPGVGAIGARCRHRPRRSPRKSPKAEPGQAGAAMDAAIWIYQFRLIVLGDSTVGKSCLLHRFTEGRFPGPLHSDPTVGVDFFSRLVEIEPGKRVKLQLWDTAGQERFRSITRSYYRNSVGGLLVFDITNRRSFEHVKDWLEEAKMHVQPFQIVFLLVGHKCDLVSQREVTREEAEKLSSDCGMKYIETSAKDATNVEESFTILTRDIYELVKKGEISIQDGWEGVKSGFVPNVVHSSEEAVKPRRQCIC; this is encoded by the exons ATGCCGGGCGTTGGGGCGATCGGAGCGCGGTGCAGGCACCGGCCGCGCAGGAGCCCCAGGAAGAGCCCCAAGGCGGAGCCGGGCCAGGCCGGGGCCGCCATGGACGCGGCGATTTGGATTTACCAGTTCCGGCTGATCGTGCTGGGCGACTCCACCGTGGGCAAGTCCTGCCTCTTGCACCGCTTCACCGAGGGCCGCTTCCCGGGGCCGCTGCACTCCGACCCCACCGTGGGGGTGGACTTCTTCTCCCGGCTGGTGGAGATCGAGCCCGGCAAGAGGGTcaagctgcagctctgggacaCGGCGGGGCAGGAGCGGTTCAG atcAATAACACGCTCTTATTATCGCAATTCTGTGGGTGGCTTACTAGTGTTTGACATCACAAATCGACGATCCTTTGAACATGTGAAAGACTGGCTAGAAGAGGCAAAAATGCATGTGCAGCCCTTTCAGATTGTGTTCCTGTTAGTAGGACATAAATGTGACTTAGTGTCACAGCGTGAGGTTACAAgagaagaagctgaaaaactgtCATCTGACTGTGGTATGAAATATATAGAAACTTCAGCAAAAGATGCTACGAATGTTGAAGAGTCCTTTACAATTCTCACACGAGACATCTATGAACTtgtaaaaaaaggagaaatctcAATACAAGATGGATGGGAAGGTGTTAAGAGCGGCTTTGTTCCAAATGTTGTACATTCATCAGAAGAAGCTGTAAAGCCCAGAAGACAGTGCATCTGCTGA